From a single Maylandia zebra isolate NMK-2024a linkage group LG3, Mzebra_GT3a, whole genome shotgun sequence genomic region:
- the LOC143414200 gene encoding uncharacterized protein LOC143414200 — protein MGYRTVSRPRKVPVNTVGANPENSAACFGHSVRDGFYSNNNGSAQRSSTVHHVPYTINSKTKCRRKRTIFSKAQLSQLERAFSATPYPDINGRKTLATLTGLPESKIQVWFQNRRARFFKTKKSTRGATKPSQVRHKTPCTPQVASPPPPSPSLASPTDYRVPSLPQSTRLSSILDIQTKSPDVPQIFCHQSQDFTSYCQDVFPYEGLDELDLPEDFEAFLNARGVQPAERGHPVHKEDIQSQQGLQALSSSIETMADLSDLCFQDLMVPSLPSLDSSMIDYLLA, from the exons ATGGGCTACAGAACAGTTTCAAGACCGCGGAAAGTTCCAGTGAACACTGTTGGGGCTAATCCAGAG AACTCGGCTGCGTGCTTCGGACACAGCGTGCGGGATGGATTTTACAGCAACAACAACGGGTCAGCACAGCGCTCCAGCACGGTGCACCATGTGCCATACACGATCAACTCGAAGACAAAGTGCCGCCGGAAGCGCACAATATTCAGCAAGGCGCAGCTGAGCCAGCTGGAGAGGGCCTTCTCTGCTACACCCTACCCGGATATCAATGGGAGGAAAACCCTGGCCACTCTAACTGGACTACCGGAGTCTAAAATTCAGGTTTGGTTTCAAAATCGGCGCGCACGCTTCTTCAAGACTAAGAAATCAACTCGAGGAGCCACCAAACCTTCACAGGTCAGGCACAAGACACCGTGCACTCCTCAGGTGGCTTCTCCTCCACCTCCTAGTCCCAGCCTTGCATCTCCAACAGACTACCGGGTGCCCAGTCTACCTCAGTCCACCAGGCTCTCGTCAATCCTGGACATCCAGACCAAGTCACCAGACGTTCCCCAAATCTTTTGCCACCAATCCCAGGACTTCACCAGCTACTGCCAAGACGTGTTTCCATACGAAGGGCTGGATGAGTTGGATTTACCAGAGGACTTTGAAGCTTTTCTCAATGCACGGGGGGTACAGCCAGCAGAACGTGGCCATCCTGTCCACAAGGAAGACATCCAGAGTCAGCAAGGCCTCCAGGCTCTCTCCAGCTCTATAGAGACCATGGCCGACCTGTCGGATCTGTGCTTCCAGGACCTGATGGTCCCCAGTCTGCCCAGCTTGGACAGCTCAATGATTGACTATCTTTTGGCATGA